A single Merismopedia glauca CCAP 1448/3 DNA region contains:
- a CDS encoding chromophore lyase CpcT/CpeT, whose protein sequence is MTHSTDLNSVLRWMAADFSNLEQHNENPPFFAHIRVCMRPIPPQVLSTPSLFLEQAYDFALNQPYRVRVLRFILADDHILLENCTVKDQEKFYGASRDLEKLKTLTADDVEKMPGCDMTVKWTGSSFKGEILPGKNCIVVRNDRTTYLDNSFEIDEHKLISYDRGLDPETDEHVWGSIAGPFEFFRKTSFADEVQI, encoded by the coding sequence ATGACTCATTCCACGGATCTTAATAGTGTTCTACGCTGGATGGCAGCAGATTTTAGTAATCTAGAGCAACATAACGAAAATCCGCCATTTTTTGCCCATATTCGCGTCTGTATGCGCCCCATTCCTCCACAAGTGTTATCTACACCCAGTTTATTTTTAGAACAAGCCTACGATTTTGCCCTCAATCAACCGTATCGAGTCAGAGTACTAAGATTTATCCTCGCAGATGACCACATTTTGCTAGAAAACTGCACCGTAAAAGACCAAGAGAAGTTTTATGGCGCTTCTCGCGACTTAGAAAAGCTAAAAACCCTGACAGCAGATGATGTAGAAAAAATGCCAGGTTGCGACATGACTGTCAAGTGGACGGGAAGCAGTTTCAAAGGGGAAATTTTACCAGGGAAAAACTGTATTGTCGTCAGGAACGATAGAACTACTTATTTAGATAATTCTTTTGAAATTGACGAACATAAGCTGATTAGCTACGACAGAGGACTAGATCCAGAAACCGACGAACACGTTTGGGGTTCCATCGCAGGTCCCTTTGAATTTTTTCGCAAGACTAGTTTCGCAGATGAAGTACAAATTTAG